From a region of the Odocoileus virginianus isolate 20LAN1187 ecotype Illinois chromosome 1, Ovbor_1.2, whole genome shotgun sequence genome:
- the FERD3L gene encoding fer3-like protein has product MAALPESCVDATVLDFVADLSLASPGHPLLCDLTPRVPFGNNQDLVLRDGRPRSLARFEEEDPEEEGEGEEGENEEGEEPGRGASLLGRPKRKRVITYAQRQAANVRERKRMFNLNEAFDQLRRKVPTFAYEKRLSRIETLRLAIVYISFMTELLESLEKDTD; this is encoded by the coding sequence ATGGCAGCCTTGCCCGAGAGCTGCGTGGACGCCACCGTCCTGGACTTCGTCGCAGACCTATCCCTAGCCTCCCCGGGGCACCCCCTCCTCTGCGACTTGACACCTAGGGTCCCCTTTGGGAACAACCAGGACCTTGTGCTCCGAGACGGAAGACCCCGGAGTCTGGCGCGTTTTGAGGAAGAGGATCCagaagaggagggggaaggagaagagggggaaaacGAGGAGGGAGAGGAACCCGGGAGAGGCGCCTCCCTGCTGGGCCGCCCCAAGAGGAAACGGGTGATCACCTACGCCCAGCGCCAAGCCGCCAACGTCCGCGAGAGGAAGCGGATGTTCAACCTCAACGAGGCCTTCGATCAGCTGCGGAGGAAAGTGCCCACTTTTGCTTATGAGAAGAGGCTCTCCCGGATCGAGACTCTACGCCTGGCCATTGTCTACATCTCCTTCATGACCGAGCTCTTGGAGAGCTTGGAGAAGGACACCGACTGA